A region of the Apium graveolens cultivar Ventura chromosome 6, ASM990537v1, whole genome shotgun sequence genome:
GAAAGCGTAGCAcaaaattttcaatatttttcCCAATAGTAAGAATATTGTTTGGTACTTTATAACTAAAGTgtaaaattcaattaaaaatataATCTCAGACAAAAAGTAACATATTTTAATCTCAGTAGGTGGTCTTAAAATTGAGGAATGGCAAGTCAAGTTTATCGTAAAACAATATCACCAAAAGGTCCCCAACTCTTATAGTAAAGTTCTGGTCACCTTTTCTCTGAGAATATAGAGGAGGCCCTCCCATTCTTTGCACAAAGAATTCGTACTGATTCTGAATAGCATCTTCTTTCTTGGAATTGGCAAAAATTGATCGAAACcattcttcttcatcatcataaACCCTAATTATCATGCCAGATATTTATCACGAAATCAGAATAAAAACAACTATTAATCGCCACCGGAATTACAGTATCCCTGTTTCAATTGCTTGAATTTAGAATGGCATGAATTGAATGAGTGATATATGAAATGATTGAGTGGAGCAAACCCAATTAATAATACTAAAAGGTAGTGATGATGACATAAACATAAACTGAATGTAGTTGATGAAATTGTAATAAACACAGCACCTGGTGTAGAAACTAGTGGAGAGATTGATGAAAGGTTGGAGACCCAGTTGTTGAAAAAGATTGGTTTCATCGATCCCAAATGCATCTTGTGTTGCTACTCCACTCCATTCTGACGCCTTTTGCTGTAAAGATTGCATTAAAATATGCTTGTATAATCTTCTGTGTGTGTACTGGACTATTGGTGGGTTGCGTCTGCGTTGGGGGCTATATCTGTATCTATATGTATATGTTGACGAGAGAGAATCTTTGAGGAGCGAATGTAAACTGTGGGCGGGCGGGCGGCTTCACTATGGGCGTGTTCGGATGGTCCCCCTTCATTCTCCTCTTATTTTATGTTGTCATTATGTACTCATTCTCTAAACTTCCCCCACAACAGGCTTCGGCTGCCTTGAAGGTGGCTTCGGCTGAATCCTGAAAGTGAAGAAAATGCGAGGATTtgtacccccgattcacctccggcgTGAAAATAAGAATCTGGTTATAAAGGTGAGGTAAATACTATAAGAAAAGCAGAGTGTTTGTGAGAATCTGTGTATGTTTTGTCTTACTTCTCAAGAGGTTTTATACCCAATCTCACCATGATTGCACCTTACGTTACTCATCATTAAGGAGGGAGTGAAAAGGGGGCGTTATTTCCCTTCTATATCCCAACGTTCAGGGTGAAGGTGGTCTGCGGCTCGAGGCTCTTCGTGGGCCTTCGACTTTGGGGCCTGGTGGACCTTCGGCCCAATGGTTGAATGATCCAATGGGCCTTCACTCGGTGGGCCTTATTGGACCCATAGCCAACATGTCCCTGTCCTTCGGCCGGGCCTTCGGGCGGACCGATGGACATCAATTCAGGCCTATATTGGGGCGAAGAAACCCTAGGGCGATCGCTTCAGTTTTGCCTCGATCTTCGTTCGTACACGTGGCTGACTTGTAGGGACTTGTGTTGCATTAAAGTGACAGCTGTTGGCACGTCATTTCATGGATTAATCTCAGCCCTTGAATCTCAACCGTTTTAATCTGGAACGTCCGTTTTAAAAACCCCTAAACGTCGCTTTTTCAAAATCTTTTCGGGCGCCTATATAAGGGCCATTTTGCATTTCTTTTCCTTTTTATCACTTCCAATTGCTCTCCACAACAACAATCGTCATCAAGTTCATAAGTCACGAGCAACAACAACTCAACTTGTCCAGATCACCCCATTTCAATCCAAGAACATCTTCAAATAAGTAATTCCTTTTACCTTTACAAGCATTTCTTACATGTATATGTAAGTTTTGAGCTTTAAGGGTTTTGCATGCGTATCTAGTGGTTTCTGCTCCCTGGGCTTTTTTAAGTGTTTATCGTTATGTTTTTTGGAGTCTTTTGGTTTTTCTGGGGTATTCCTGGGTAGGCAATAGGAGTTTCTGGGTTTTGGCAGTTTTTGGGGCCTCCCATTGGGTTTAAAGATGGCATGCGAGGCGTTTTTTGGCCAAGAACTTTCTTCGGGGGGTTTTGGCTTAAGAACGTCCTTCGGGAACCGACCTAGGGGGTAAGATGGTTGGCGAAGGGTTTCTGGGGGCAAGGACTTCCTTCGGGAAACTTGCCTTTTGGGACATCCTTCGGGAGCCGTCCCCCGATTTTATTTCTGTTCGCTCGGTTCTGGGACATGTACTCGGCTTTTTATCATTTTTCCTTTGTCTTGTCCCTAGTACATGGACTAATGTCTCTCTGTTTCTGAATACAGGGACATTGTAACGTCTAGGAAATTTatgtctgtattatatcatatttataataaattatgtgtattaatgtgtcattatgtgtaattatctgtcaaaccctagtTGCTACGTGTTATGTGCATTATGTGTCATTCCgttatttttaagatatatttcagatattttgtttttcatttatcgctttcatttcaaCCGTTTTACGACCaaaaccatgattttaaagcaagtatttcaaataaaataatgggccttatttttcatcaaacagcttttacaatcgcattattctgaacatctaggcattttataaattttctcgttttacgaaaaatgacttttccggaccccatTGGGTGTtgaaaaccccacaaaaatcacatttttatttttataaaattataggacttttatttataccatttctttgtatttttgcattattcacaatttttgagaaattttggcatatatattacatatataaaataattataaataaaattttaatactaaaaaattataaaaattagggccaaatatttttttaggagtgtaattagccccttaattttatttaggggtattatttttcatagtATAAATAacctaattattatttaattataattaattaatcattaaaattctgcaaattttctggaaattctctgaagaaTAATTCGGGTCGGAATTCGGCTCagaaatcaatcactgattttgAACGTTTCCGAGCACcaaatcgatcgatgtgagtatccaaatcgatcctctcgatctgttctttcggtttctggtatcaaaatcatgttttgatgtgttaattttcaatttcgatttctagggtttatatcgatttggtactttttgattctggggttatttgttgaaattgatgttatgaATAGCTTTGTTTGATGAATCCTGATTGATTCCTGTTAATTAATTTTACTGACGATTGCTTGAGATGATTGTATTATATCTAGGGTTTATGCAAAATTTTATTTGATCGTGTTTGAATTTAGAGGTAACTGAGGTTCTGTAGAGTATGGGGCTTGGATTGTGTGTGTTGTAAGCTTTATTTTCGTATATAGAACATGAATTTTGGTGTACAAATCAGTAAAATTGGTATTTGGCCGGACTTTTACTTGATTTGATCGGAGAATGAGTTGTAGGAGTTATTAGGATTAGATGTTGGTATGGTTGAATTGCTGGTGTGATTTTGAATGGAATAGAGGGTCGAATCGATCCAAACGATTCTGTTTTGACTACAAGTCAAGCTCGCCGGATTTTCCCCGGTTTTTGTTTAGTTTTGCCGGGAAAGATGACACAGGGGTGGACAGATGAGAAGAACGACGGGGATGTGCAGCTGGAGTTGCGACAAATTGGTTGGCATCAAAAACGGACTGAAAACATGTTGTTTCGTGTAGGAATCGACCTCGCCGGAATCGAGCTCCGGTGGCCAGAACCTCGCCAGTTTCTGGGTTGTAAAGAACACTGGCGGGTTGTTTTTGCCAACCCGGACCCGACCCGGTGGATCCTAATattaacccggttttgatcctaAAAATCCCTAATCTGAATTTCAGTTTATGTTTCTGAATTacaaattaattatttatattttatgaaaattaaaattagtttttataattctaaaaatctaattaaaaaattaggttttaattctgaaaattattactAATAAATCCTAACTTATTTTACTAGTTTAGAAATTtgaatttagttatttaatttaatcatttatctaattatttatctatttacttattatttagtaattaagtaattaattaattaaggattaaaattaatcgaatattatgattaaagattcgctaattagttaaataatgcgagtaactcgtacttatacgagtagttgatcgttgagttggattatgattcgaataataactaattattcgataaataacgtaACAGCTAGTTGtattgattatttatttgtaaataaccGATCTAATCGAGTGAGTAATAATGAATTGtaaaatttgtaataaattgtaactaatcctaataattagggattataAATTctaaatacaataattattaaataattacttattaattatttattagttatttattatttattaattatttaaaaatgattaattatttcgataattaatcaaataattttcaataaatcataacaaactcattttaattccaaaaattatagaaaaatcatttttgactctggtttttcttaaataattatttaaaaattattttaaggtttaaaaattagtaataattatttatattgaataataaattgaattatcagtgtctaattgatattaattagaccgttagtccgatttgggtgaaacgaaagccctttgactcagaaaaatgaattcttttcattaaaaataatataaagacCTAATTTTTTCCAGAACTTAGTCGACTTTGTTacttgcttgattatcagtcaaaGTGTGTGCCAAGatgagtccgaaaaattccgaaaaatggaaaacgagtcagataatgattagttgagcgatcaacgagtcgattttgattctaaaaattattttaactataaaaatgattatgtgcttatgtgcttatgtgtattatgtggttaatcgagtcttacctgctaatatgtaatatacgagtcagtcataagcgcatgggtagataataggaacgatgtaaagtcgattcaagatgcaattgaagtacgaaatgacttaaccagtctatttttctaacagaagcttagccagcaaggcaggttgagtaggtgatagacgaaggtgacttaattgcagtgagtcgcgtagaaggcaagtttttcccctattctattttcagaatagtgatatttcttcagattcttatcacgcttgtaCTCTTTCAAttcttttgttcatatttcattttgattcttgatttatccttttcatttgaatttattgttcatatttcaattgttactcacaattattgatatattctgatgattagaatatatcaaagcataccgattattcagattgctattccatggactggatagtgatgctttggggattaagtttacttaatcctaaggaccggtacataaccggatccttgagatgggccgtagtgcctggattcccgattggatctatatagtgggatgTAGATCTGCATTCtatcatgactgatcagcagggtatagatgcgaacttgtgtccagtttagttcgtttgtattcgccagtcatggccttctttctattctcgcggggttatatcattgcagatatacccgggttacggattcatttaaattgctttaacactgtttatattttgcggacttgttgagcaatttttggctcaccctttttgttgttatccaccttattgttttcagttaagaaggaatatgaaacccatcgggactcgagtggtaaagaagcaggtcaagcctcaggatcctctcatacccaaggtgttgatcccaatccaggaagaaagctttgagttgcccgaacaggtggagtgtagatagttagtgtgtgtgtttgaataaaaagtaaacttagtttaaaactgattagacagtggtttgtaataaagagagtttgtaagattttgaatttggtttgtaataaaagtagttaggggttcttgttttcatacttcaacctaaaaagatcctggttagtgttaaagaggtttagtttcatttctttattatttgttaatcagattatacaggtttggtgattagatagtaacccccagacttataccccgggtctgaaGGGTGTTACAGACATGGACCGAGCGAATCAGCCTCCAGGGACTTGGGACCCACGGTCGGGCAGCTTGGCGGGAACGTCTTCTATTCGCCCGAAGAGAACGGGTTGGGATCTCTCTGGGTCGGTGGCGAACTATCTGGAGGCGAAGAACCGATCGGAGTTATCGAAGAAGAGAATAAttcaaatatattctgatttctTCATCCCTTTGAACTTCTTCTGGCTCTATGCCCCCAAGGAGAATGAGAGGATTTATGATACGCTCGGAGTGTCGGAGGGGTACGGCGACTGTGCTGTCGGAATTTCGGAGGCGGCATTCAAGTGCAGCTTCCGCGTGCCGACACTGAAGATTGTGAAGCATCTCTTCAAGCAAATGGGGATCGCTCTGGGGAAGATGGACCCCAATGGGTTCATCCACATCAATTGCTTCTAGAATAGATATCTCCATGCCGAAGTTACTCCAACTTCGAGGCTATTCTGGTGGCATTACGACTTCTGAGGGAACCCGAAGAGCCCGGGATTTTATACCATCGCTTGTCGGGCTGGCCGGGCGGATTGGACGGCCACTAACTCCAGCAACAAGCAGACCCATACTCACTGGTGTTTCGTGAGTGGGCGGAGGTTGGCCCCAAAGTCCGTCTGGCGGGACGTGAATGCTTCGCTGCTCCTCGCTTTGAGTTtaacagagagagagagaaggaggACTACGCGGCTCTGGTGGATGTCCGCGTGAGCAAGCTGGGTCCTGAGGAATTTCGGGACAGAGACTGGTTGCTAAGTTTATGGGGTGGGGGTAACAAACTTCTTATTTGTCTATCATAGTCTGATTGTTTTAGTAGTTGTCTTTCATTCATTCATACTCTCCTTCATTCTGTCTTTTTAATCTGACGCATTTTGCCTTGTTTTTATTTCAGTGTCTTTCAGAGAGGCACTGATTAAAAGGAAGAAGGCCAAGGAGGCCGAGAAGAGGGCCGCAGAAGAGGCAGCGAAGAAGTAGGCCGCTGATGGAGGGGCCACGCCGAATCCTTCCGGGGAGACGGAGGAGAGGCCCGAGGCGGAGAGGGTCATGCCGCTTCGTCAGGCTCCAACTGTTTCCGACAAAGATGAGGAGGACGAGGTGGTGGTGAGGGAAGGGAACCCTTCCAAAAGGACCCGTAGCCGGGAGGGGGTCGTTCAGTCTTATCTCCCCGGATGGGGCGTGCTGACGTCTGATCACACTGTCTACCCGGCGAGGCAGTCTACGAAGGAGGTGGCTTCGGACCTATGCCACGACCTCCAGCTCCCCGCTGATCTGCCGGCCTTTACTTTGGCTTCTCTGACCGAGGCCTGCactgagcttctgtcctttttatccctggtatttttttaattttattttttctttcgcTCGCCTTTTATCCTTCGGCACCTTTATCTTCCTTCGTTTAATGCTTTTGCCTTGTCTTTTTTGCAAGCTGCTCTTTGGGCTGCAGTTGTGAAGGATAAAGTTCGGGATATGGAGACTCATATGGCCGATGTGAAGGAGCTGGAGAGGAGGAGGTGGTGGTGAGGGAAGGGAACCCTTCCAAAAGGACCTGTAGCCGGGAGGGGATCATTCAGTCTTATCTCCCCGGATGGGGCGTGCTAACGTCTGATTACACTGTCTACCCGGCGAGGCAGTCTATGAAGGAAGTGGCTTCAGACCTGTGCCACGGCCTCCAGCTCCTGGCTGATCTGCCGGCCTTTGCTTTGGCTTCTCCGACCGAGGCCTGCACTGAGCTTCTATCCTTTTTGTCCCTGgtatatttttaattttgttttttcTTTCGCTTGCCTTTTATCCTTCAACACCTTTATCTTCCTTCATTTAATGCTTTTGCCTTGTCTTTTTTGCAGGTTACTCTTTAGACTACGGCTGTAAAGGACAAAGTTCGGGACATGGAAACTCGGATGGCCGAGGTGAAGGAGCTGGAGAGGAGGGCCACGACGGCCGAGGAGGAACTTGAAAGGGTGAAAACCTAGAACGAGGTCCTGGACGGCCAGACCACCATGCTGAAGGAGGCCCTTGAGAAGGTGAGCCGGAGGATCTCCCACCGGAACGTCCAACTGAAGAAGTCCCGCAAGGAGCTTCGGAAGAAGCAAAAATAGCTGGACCAGACGGAGGAGCGCTGCTTCCAGTTTGGTGCTGACTATATCCTGGAGAAGGCCCATGGACTGAATTGGGATTATAAGCAGCTGCTAGACGATAGTCTGGAGGATCCTATCGGCCGGCCAGCAGTTGAAGCCCCTCCTGTCTCCTCCGGCGAAGACGAAGAGCTCTCGGATGAAGACCCTCAGGCCTAAGCTTTCAGCACTGAGGTGCTTGATATGACGAAAGATGATCTTATTGCGAAGTTTGCCGTTGGTGTTTCCATGGTCATACCCAACTCTTGTAGCGGCTTTCTTCGTTCATCTTCTTAActtgtaattttattttttgtaatCGATACTCCTGCCTTCGAGATTTTGTAATTTAACTAGCCTTCGGGCTTTTGTATTTTAATGCATCTTTCATCTTTTGTCAGCATTGTTTCTTTTATTTGAACCGTGTATTCAGTTTTATTTGTTCGTCTTAATGATTTTAATAAAACGAATTTTATTTTTGGCTTCATTTGCCTtaacaattttataaaatgaaTCGCATCTTCAGATTTTACGTTAGCAATTTTTATAAAATGAATTGTATCTTCGGCTTCATTTGCCTtaacaattttataaaatgaattgtatcttcggcttcatttgccttaaaaattttaATAGAATAAATTGTATCTTCGGCTTCATTTGCCTTAACAATTTTATAAATCGAATTGAATCTTCGACTTCATTTGCCTTAACAATTTTAATGCCTTATTACCCCTTATGGCCCCAAGAGTTAAAGGCAGAAGGTGACTTCAGTCTGTTAATACTTTAAGAGGCTGTTGTTGGGCGAAGGACATGGATGCTGATCGTTCTGTGATTGCCCCTTGACAAGCATGTCGTTGCTCATTCGGTTAGCAAGAAGGTTCGACTGGTCTTCTTCGGGATTTCCCCTGGACCAGGCCTTCTTCGTTCtgtatatatttttaaatatatgcGTGACTGAGGCCGAAGGATCATGTCCTACTCTGGGATTGCCCCTGGACAGGGTTTCCTTCGGACCTCTTTACCCTGGACAGGGTTTCCTTCAGACCTCTTTAATATCACATGAATAAGGGAAGGGCGAAGGATAAGGTCTTATCTTAGGATTGCCCCTAAGGTCCTTCCTTCATCCTCTCTAGTTGTGCAAATTAAATAATAGTGGTGTAGTGAAGGATGTATAATTTTTGTAGGATTGCCCCTC
Encoded here:
- the LOC141668579 gene encoding group 2 truncated hemoglobin 3-2 yields the protein MQSLQQKASEWSGVATQDAFGIDETNLFQQLGLQPFINLSTSFYTRVYDDEEEWFRSIFANSKKEDAIQNQYEFFVQRMGGPPLYSQRKGHPALIGRHRPFPVTHRAAERWLYHMQQALDNSRDIDAESKVKMKNFFRHTAFFLVAGDELKNPNHGISPKPGASKPAAA